The proteins below are encoded in one region of Amycolatopsis acidiphila:
- the pgeF gene encoding peptidoglycan editing factor PgeF produces MRIRRVVTTRAGGASVGKFESFNLGDHVGDDPAAVAANRKRLAAELGLTKIAWMEQVHGRTVTVVDGTETAPAEATDALVTATPGVAVVVLVADCVPVLLGDAEAGVVAAVHAGRVGARIGVLPAALKVMQEVGAELGRIEVLLGPAICGEDYEVPAEMARDVEKHLPGSATRTRKGTPGLDLRAGLWRQLADAGVGKIGVDPRCTFEEQSLFSYRRDGTTGRIAALTWTEPE; encoded by the coding sequence GTGCGCATCAGACGGGTGGTGACCACCCGGGCCGGTGGGGCCTCGGTGGGGAAGTTCGAGTCGTTCAACCTCGGCGATCACGTGGGGGACGACCCCGCGGCGGTCGCGGCCAACCGGAAACGGCTGGCCGCCGAGCTGGGCCTGACGAAGATCGCCTGGATGGAACAGGTGCACGGGCGGACCGTCACGGTCGTCGACGGCACCGAGACCGCGCCGGCCGAGGCGACCGACGCGCTGGTGACCGCCACCCCTGGTGTCGCCGTCGTGGTGCTCGTCGCCGACTGCGTGCCGGTGCTCCTGGGTGACGCCGAAGCCGGAGTGGTCGCCGCGGTCCACGCCGGCCGCGTGGGCGCGCGGATCGGCGTCCTCCCGGCGGCGCTGAAGGTGATGCAGGAGGTGGGCGCCGAGCTCGGGCGCATCGAGGTACTGCTCGGCCCGGCCATCTGCGGTGAGGACTACGAGGTGCCCGCCGAGATGGCCCGCGACGTCGAAAAGCACCTGCCCGGCAGCGCGACCAGGACCCGCAAGGGCACCCCCGGGCTCGACCTGCGGGCCGGACTGTGGCGGCAGCTCGCGGACGCCGGGGTCGGCAAGATCGGCGTGGACCCGCGCTGCACCTTCGAGGAGCAGAGCCTGTTCAGCTACCGCCGCGACGGCACCACCGGCCGGATCGCGGCGCTGACCTGGACCGAGCCGGAATGA